In Candidatus Nanosynbacter lyticus, one genomic interval encodes:
- a CDS encoding lipid II:glycine glycyltransferase FemX, which yields MNQHFLQSTAWEQFQKSLGRKVFHNRGDGWEYFAILEHGTGNSRLYCPFGPTAINEEKLQLALQDLTSLGKKLSVTFLRIGPINPNFTTTLHNESWKKATYVHLQPEHTHVIDLHQSEDEIIANMAQPVRNCYRNYHKKGVTIHQSQNPEDIKYFLELIHEVAKRTGMSPHPDSYFHKQASSLLPSKDASFWYAKCNDKIIATALFFDSKTTRIYAHAAADSTPEYRKLNASTALLTEAIIDAKHRQMDQVDLYGITPESAPKNHPWAGFTKFKRSFGGEDIYSGATWELPLKPLQYWLYRAYQTIKK from the coding sequence ATGAATCAACATTTTTTACAATCAACAGCCTGGGAGCAATTCCAAAAATCACTCGGTCGAAAAGTCTTTCACAACAGAGGTGATGGTTGGGAGTATTTTGCTATATTAGAACATGGCACGGGCAATTCTAGATTATATTGCCCTTTTGGTCCAACTGCCATCAATGAAGAAAAATTACAATTAGCCCTGCAAGACCTCACCAGCCTAGGTAAAAAACTCAGCGTGACATTTCTTAGAATTGGGCCAATTAATCCAAATTTCACTACGACACTACATAATGAATCATGGAAAAAAGCCACTTACGTTCATCTACAGCCAGAACATACTCATGTTATTGATCTCCATCAGTCAGAAGACGAGATTATAGCTAACATGGCGCAACCTGTCAGAAATTGCTATCGAAATTATCACAAAAAGGGCGTTACCATTCACCAATCTCAAAATCCAGAAGATATCAAATATTTTCTTGAACTAATCCATGAAGTTGCCAAAAGAACCGGCATGTCGCCACATCCAGATTCATATTTCCATAAACAAGCCAGTTCCCTATTACCATCCAAAGACGCTTCGTTTTGGTACGCAAAGTGTAACGATAAAATAATTGCTACTGCCCTGTTTTTTGACTCAAAAACAACTCGAATTTATGCACATGCGGCGGCAGACTCTACGCCAGAATATCGCAAACTTAATGCCAGCACTGCCCTGCTTACCGAAGCTATTATCGACGCAAAACATCGCCAGATGGATCAGGTTGATTTATATGGAATCACCCCAGAAAGTGCGCCAAAAAATCACCCCTGGGCTGGCTTTACAAAGTTTAAGCGATCGTTTGGCGGCGAAGACATCTATTCCGGTGCAACTTGGGAGTTGCCATTAAAACCGCTTCAATATTGGTTATATAGAGCTTACCAAACCATTAAAAAATAG